In Nicotiana tabacum cultivar K326 chromosome 17, ASM71507v2, whole genome shotgun sequence, one DNA window encodes the following:
- the LOC107824045 gene encoding uncharacterized protein LOC107824045 yields MLFIPDENLELQYTTRKEQKGKKKVEDNIATKRFVEGKESTNVSLEDFEDSPEDPHVNDGVNCRKRRTSLRKIRKRKNLIIHDDEVIEQATKRTRSRVFICWF; encoded by the exons ATGTTGTTCATTCCAGATGAGAATCTGGAATTGCAATACACAACAAGGAAAGAACAAAAG GGGAAAAAGAAAGTTGAGGATAACATTGCAACAAAACGTTTTGTTGAAGGAAAG GAATCTACTAATGTCTCTTTGGAGGACTTTGAAGACTCTCCTGAAGATCCACATGTCAATGACGGTGTTAACTGTAGGAAGAGAAGAACTTCATTAAGAAAGATTAGAAAGAGAAAAAACCTAATCATACATGACGATGAAGTTATCGAGCAAGCCACCAAAAGAACAAGAAGTAGAGTGTTTATTTGTTGGTTTTAG